A genomic stretch from Centroberyx gerrardi isolate f3 chromosome 10, fCenGer3.hap1.cur.20231027, whole genome shotgun sequence includes:
- the ddx18 gene encoding ATP-dependent RNA helicase DDX18 isoform X2 encodes MADLQMKLLRKKIQKRNEKNKERKLLKEQRQDEETEPNGLVEESCEETADTKPKKQQKKQKDAPVEEAATEETPLKKKKRKLANAAESPGGKKTKTQNEAEEEEEEEEGVKVAEDAEQTIDKPEEAADEEEGDEDDEMEDEEDDDEEEEDDEEDEESGDGEKEGDDEEEDGPELPTGLTGAFEDTSFASLAELVSENTLKGVKEMGFEHMTEIQHKSIRPLLEGRDVLAAAKTGSGKTLAFLIPSIELIYKLKFMPRNGTGVVILSPTRELAMQTYGVMKELMTHHVHTYGLIMGGSNRSAEAQRLANGVNILVATPGRLLDHLQNTPGFMFKNLQCLIIDEADRILEVGFEEELKQIIKLLPKKRQTMLFSATQTRKVEDLARISLKKEPLYVGVDDNKDNATVDGLEQGYVVCPSEKRFLLLFTFLKKNRKKKLMVFFSSCMSVKFHYELLNYIDLPVMAIHGKQKQTKRTTTFFQFCNADSGILLCTDVAARGLDIPEVDWIVQYDPPDDPKEYIHRVGRTARGINGRGHALLILRPEELGFLRFLKQAKVPLSEFEFSWSKISDIQSQLEKLIEKNYYLHKSAQEAYKSYVRAYDSHSLKQIYSVNTLNLPMVVLSFGFKVPPYVDLNVHSSKGVKMQKRGGGGGFGYQKSKNAHKSKIFKHVNKGRSDKRQFSR; translated from the exons ATGGCGGACCTACAGATGAAACTTCTCCGGAAGAAAATTCagaaaagaaatgagaagaaTAAAGAGCGCAAACTGCTGAAGGAGCAGAGACAAGACGAAGAGACCG AACCAAACGGGCTGGTAGAGGAGAGTTGTGAGGAAACGGCAGACACCAAGCCCAAGAAGcaacagaagaagcagaaggaCGCGCCGGTGGAAGAAGCCGCCACAGAAGAAACTcctttgaagaagaagaaaaggaaacttGCGAACGCTGCTGAATCACCAG GAGGGAAGAAGACCAAAACACAGaatgaagcagaagaagaggaggaggaggaggagggagtaaAGGTGGCAGAAGATGCTGAACAGACCATTGACAAACCAGAGGAAGCTGCAGACGAGGAAGAGGGAGACGAGGATGACGAgatggaggatgaagaagatgatgatgaggaggaggaggatgatgaggaggatgaggaatctggagatggagaaaaagaaggggatgatgaagaggaggatggacCTGAATTACCAACCGGCTTGACAG GAGCGTTTGAGGACACCTCGTTTGCCTCTCTTGCTGAGTTGGTGAGTGAGAACACGCTGAAGGGAGTGAAGGAGATGGGCTTCGAACACATGACCGAGATCCAGCACAAAAGTATCCGTCCGCTGCTGGAGGGAAG GGACGTCCTGGCTGCTGCTAAGACAGGAAGTGGTAAAACCTTGGCCTTCCTCATCCCCTCCATAGAGCTGATCTACAAACTCAAGTTCATGCCCAGGAACG GCACGGGCGTAGTGATCCTTTCTCCCACACGCGAGTTGGCAATGCAGACCTATGGTGTGATGAAGGAGCTGATGACGCACCATGTGCACACCTACGGCCTGATCATGGGAGGCAGCAACCGCTCAGCTGAGGCCCAGAGACTGGCCAACGGTGTCAACATCCTGGTGGCCACGCCTGGCCGACTGCTGGACCACCTGCAG AACACCCCTGGGTTCATGTTCAAGAACTTGCAGTGTCTGATCATTGACGAGGCTGACCGCATCCTGGAGGTGGGCTTCGAGGAGGAACTGAAGCAGATCATCAAACTGCTGCCAA agaagagacagacgatGCTGTTTTCGGCCACTCAGACCCGTAAGGTGGAGGACTTGGCTCGTATCTCCCTGAAGAAGGAGCCGCTTTACGTTGGGGTGGACGACAACAAAGACAACGCCACTGTTGACGGCCTGGAGCAG GGTTACGTGGTGTGTCCATCAGAGAAACGCTTCCTGCTGCTCTTCACCTTCCTGAAGAAGAACCGCAAGAAGAAGCTGAtggtcttcttctcctcctgcatGTCGGTCAAATTCCACTATGAGCTGCTCAACTACATCGACCTGCCCGTCATGGCCATCCAT GGCAAGCAGAAGCAGACCAAACGTACCACCACCTTCTTCCAGTTCTGCAACGCCGACTCGGGCATCCTGCTGTGTACGGACGTGGCGGCCCGAGGACTGGACATCCCCGAGGTGGACTGGATCGTCCAGTATGATCCCCCAGATGACCCCAAG GAGTACATCCACAGGGTGGGCAGGACGGCGCGAGGCATCAACGGCCGAGGCCACGCCCTCTTGATCCTCCGGCCTGAAGAACTTGGCTTCTTACGCTTCCTCAAACAGGCCAAG GTTCCATTGAGTGAGTTTGAATTTTCCTGGAGTAAAATCTCCGATATCCAGTCCCAG CTGGAGAAGCTGATTGAAAAGAACTATTACCTGCACAAGTCCGCCCAGGAGGCCTACAAGTCCTACGTGAGGGCTTACGACTCGCACTCGCTCAAACAGATCTACAGCGTCAACACCCTCAACCTCCCCATGGTGGTGCTCTCCTTCGGCTTCAAGGTTCCCCCTTACGTCGACCTCA ACGTCCACAGCAGTAAAGGAGTAAAGATGCAGAagcgaggcggcggcggcggcttcGGCTACCAGAAATCCAAGAACGCGCACAAGTCCAAGATCTTCAAGCACGTCAACAAGGGCAGGAGTGACAAGAGGCAGTTCTCCCGCTGA
- the ddx18 gene encoding ATP-dependent RNA helicase DDX18 isoform X1: protein MADLQMKLLRKKIQKRNEKNKERKLLKEQRQDEETVEPNGLVEESCEETADTKPKKQQKKQKDAPVEEAATEETPLKKKKRKLANAAESPGGKKTKTQNEAEEEEEEEEGVKVAEDAEQTIDKPEEAADEEEGDEDDEMEDEEDDDEEEEDDEEDEESGDGEKEGDDEEEDGPELPTGLTGAFEDTSFASLAELVSENTLKGVKEMGFEHMTEIQHKSIRPLLEGRDVLAAAKTGSGKTLAFLIPSIELIYKLKFMPRNGTGVVILSPTRELAMQTYGVMKELMTHHVHTYGLIMGGSNRSAEAQRLANGVNILVATPGRLLDHLQNTPGFMFKNLQCLIIDEADRILEVGFEEELKQIIKLLPKKRQTMLFSATQTRKVEDLARISLKKEPLYVGVDDNKDNATVDGLEQGYVVCPSEKRFLLLFTFLKKNRKKKLMVFFSSCMSVKFHYELLNYIDLPVMAIHGKQKQTKRTTTFFQFCNADSGILLCTDVAARGLDIPEVDWIVQYDPPDDPKEYIHRVGRTARGINGRGHALLILRPEELGFLRFLKQAKVPLSEFEFSWSKISDIQSQLEKLIEKNYYLHKSAQEAYKSYVRAYDSHSLKQIYSVNTLNLPMVVLSFGFKVPPYVDLNVHSSKGVKMQKRGGGGGFGYQKSKNAHKSKIFKHVNKGRSDKRQFSR, encoded by the exons ATGGCGGACCTACAGATGAAACTTCTCCGGAAGAAAATTCagaaaagaaatgagaagaaTAAAGAGCGCAAACTGCTGAAGGAGCAGAGACAAGACGAAGAGACCG TAGAACCAAACGGGCTGGTAGAGGAGAGTTGTGAGGAAACGGCAGACACCAAGCCCAAGAAGcaacagaagaagcagaaggaCGCGCCGGTGGAAGAAGCCGCCACAGAAGAAACTcctttgaagaagaagaaaaggaaacttGCGAACGCTGCTGAATCACCAG GAGGGAAGAAGACCAAAACACAGaatgaagcagaagaagaggaggaggaggaggagggagtaaAGGTGGCAGAAGATGCTGAACAGACCATTGACAAACCAGAGGAAGCTGCAGACGAGGAAGAGGGAGACGAGGATGACGAgatggaggatgaagaagatgatgatgaggaggaggaggatgatgaggaggatgaggaatctggagatggagaaaaagaaggggatgatgaagaggaggatggacCTGAATTACCAACCGGCTTGACAG GAGCGTTTGAGGACACCTCGTTTGCCTCTCTTGCTGAGTTGGTGAGTGAGAACACGCTGAAGGGAGTGAAGGAGATGGGCTTCGAACACATGACCGAGATCCAGCACAAAAGTATCCGTCCGCTGCTGGAGGGAAG GGACGTCCTGGCTGCTGCTAAGACAGGAAGTGGTAAAACCTTGGCCTTCCTCATCCCCTCCATAGAGCTGATCTACAAACTCAAGTTCATGCCCAGGAACG GCACGGGCGTAGTGATCCTTTCTCCCACACGCGAGTTGGCAATGCAGACCTATGGTGTGATGAAGGAGCTGATGACGCACCATGTGCACACCTACGGCCTGATCATGGGAGGCAGCAACCGCTCAGCTGAGGCCCAGAGACTGGCCAACGGTGTCAACATCCTGGTGGCCACGCCTGGCCGACTGCTGGACCACCTGCAG AACACCCCTGGGTTCATGTTCAAGAACTTGCAGTGTCTGATCATTGACGAGGCTGACCGCATCCTGGAGGTGGGCTTCGAGGAGGAACTGAAGCAGATCATCAAACTGCTGCCAA agaagagacagacgatGCTGTTTTCGGCCACTCAGACCCGTAAGGTGGAGGACTTGGCTCGTATCTCCCTGAAGAAGGAGCCGCTTTACGTTGGGGTGGACGACAACAAAGACAACGCCACTGTTGACGGCCTGGAGCAG GGTTACGTGGTGTGTCCATCAGAGAAACGCTTCCTGCTGCTCTTCACCTTCCTGAAGAAGAACCGCAAGAAGAAGCTGAtggtcttcttctcctcctgcatGTCGGTCAAATTCCACTATGAGCTGCTCAACTACATCGACCTGCCCGTCATGGCCATCCAT GGCAAGCAGAAGCAGACCAAACGTACCACCACCTTCTTCCAGTTCTGCAACGCCGACTCGGGCATCCTGCTGTGTACGGACGTGGCGGCCCGAGGACTGGACATCCCCGAGGTGGACTGGATCGTCCAGTATGATCCCCCAGATGACCCCAAG GAGTACATCCACAGGGTGGGCAGGACGGCGCGAGGCATCAACGGCCGAGGCCACGCCCTCTTGATCCTCCGGCCTGAAGAACTTGGCTTCTTACGCTTCCTCAAACAGGCCAAG GTTCCATTGAGTGAGTTTGAATTTTCCTGGAGTAAAATCTCCGATATCCAGTCCCAG CTGGAGAAGCTGATTGAAAAGAACTATTACCTGCACAAGTCCGCCCAGGAGGCCTACAAGTCCTACGTGAGGGCTTACGACTCGCACTCGCTCAAACAGATCTACAGCGTCAACACCCTCAACCTCCCCATGGTGGTGCTCTCCTTCGGCTTCAAGGTTCCCCCTTACGTCGACCTCA ACGTCCACAGCAGTAAAGGAGTAAAGATGCAGAagcgaggcggcggcggcggcttcGGCTACCAGAAATCCAAGAACGCGCACAAGTCCAAGATCTTCAAGCACGTCAACAAGGGCAGGAGTGACAAGAGGCAGTTCTCCCGCTGA